The sequence below is a genomic window from Humulus lupulus chromosome 3, drHumLupu1.1, whole genome shotgun sequence.
AATTTATGGGTTAGTTGGTTCAAAGCTTAATCGATTTATATTATGTTATTACGTACGTAATATTATCATATGAAgtctaattaataatattattaaatgcACGCATGCAGAGGGGAAAGCTAAAGTGGTAAAGAATTTAGTTGAAGCCATAGACGAGGAGAAGAATTTAATCACGTTCAAAGTGATTGAAGGGGATCTTGTGGAGCACTACAAGAGCTTCAAATTAACGATTCAAGCCACTCCCAAAACTGATGGCCAGGGAAGCGTTGTACACTTGACAATCGAGTACGAAAAGCACCATGACGAAATCCTAGACCCGCACTCCATGATTGAGTTCCTTGAGGATGTTTCTAAAGATCTCGATGTTCATCTTCTCCAGGATATATAAATAGTCAAACCACAATCTAAAGCTGCAACGTTTATGGCCCACTAAATAATTTAAGCTTTGAGTATATAAGTATGAATAAGTGGTCATATTCTACGTTTGGCATGATGATCTAGTTATCATGATAAGTAATTACTTGCTGTTATTGTTGTctctatatttttatttgaaGAGTGTTCTTGCACGTTTATGTTTTTGCCTTTATTTGGATATTGTGTGTTATATTTGTGCTTCAGTGAGAGTTCCCATatcataatgatgcatgtttacaATTTAAGGGTCCTAATAGCAAGTCCAATATGGCAGTGCTAAAATATTACACAATTTAAAAAATAGCAGCTCTAATGGTGTGTCATATTTGTCATGGAATATAACATGATCTAAATTTGGATAAGAAATAAATACTTACTTTCTTATTTACTTTTCTACCTttgataattattttattatattattagtaTCTAATTTAGAATAGGTACTAATTTAGTATCCTATGTTTTAACAAAGTATAACTTTGGTACACTCtcttttaacaaaataaaatttaaaaattgttatAAAATTGTACGTTAATTATGTTCTCCATAATAGTTATTAGTTACCCTGTAATTTAAATAACAATATAAAATGGTACCCTGATATACATGAgagaatatattcatttaatatcTTGTCAGTGATCAAATTTGAAATCATGGTACCATTTTATTGTGATTTTCTAAATTCATGGTATGATATTAGTAATATTCGCAATAAAGGGTACTAAAACTATACATTAATAAAACTCAAGCTACCAAAAGAGTAAACTCTATCTAACTTATTATTTACATTGACTGTAtaagtaaaaaaattattatttttatagggTTTATATCAATTTAAGTCTTGTGTTTTGCAATAGTTATCGATCGAATCctctcactacaacaaattttattttcaatgaCTCTCTACAATGTCTTAACACTATTAATGTAAGATATTAATGACTAAAATTGTAAGAAATTAAAAGGGTGGGAagacattgaaacactcttgccTAACACATGTCAAGGGAGGACATCCAACatctcccactaggagacgttCCACAtgtcccagtgggagacgttggaagtcctCACTTCATATATAAACCACACAACTTGgcttctttctttctccttcttCGTGCACGATTACATAGAGGCATTTGGGTCAAATTTCTGCAATTTTTTGGCTTGAAAGTTACAaaattctctccattttcaagaTTTTGAGGTAAAGTTTCTTGAAAAAAATTATGGGTTAGTATTacgatgatatatatatatattcaatttcgtgctagtttttttttatgattatgagttTTTTCTATGGAATTGTAGGAAtaattttcttggagaaaataagAGGTGTGTGAACTTGAGATTgactcaaaatttctatttcaagcacacatttgaggtatgctttcaaaattataagtataaatcattgttaaaatgatatttaatgagattttttttattagttttgattattaATAGATTTTGAGTGAGTTTCTAAGAAAATAACTTTGTTGACAATGtagaaataattttaattttacatatcacATTGAATGGATTTGAttcaagtatatatgtttatgatattatttaatatttattattatttaatttgaaaattatgtatatttgtatatatatatatattttaatttttttattaacattcttgctagttatgttaaaataactttttaaaaataattttaaaaattatatatatatgaaaagttatatgtttttgttgattattaagtttttagtgACTTAGTTGTTAGATTTTACTAGTCTAAGCTCTATACATATCACAATTTatgtttaggttaattagtggctcattggaattttttttatttgtatagtaaccatttatttaataattaattttaattttgtaggttgagGTTTCGTTGGAGTAAGATTTTATGGTGATGtttgcctcaaaatttctattttaaacacaaatttgaGGTGATTGAGTTTCCGCAATTACAAGAATAAGTTAAATAttgttagatatttagtgatattttatgtATTAATTACTAATGTAATTTTTGTTGGTTGTAAAACAATATTATAAATTTACATTAATGAAGATTttcaattttcttttaattaattatatcaatttcaatttaattaattatatctcAATTTCAAttcaattaattatattaatttcaatttaattaattattcaattaaattcatttaaattaatattaaataaattttaatttaattaattttctttttaaaaaaaaattggagatTTTTTaacgtctcccactaggagaTGTGGGATGTTTCTCACCTCTCCTAATGTGAGACGTGACATGTGCACCTACAATGACCCCACtcggagacgtgggatgtctctcacctctcctaATGGGAGACATAGGCTTTTAatttctcccaaataaagtcataaaactcttatattgttgtagtgtctatttttttaaaatagactACAATAATACCCCAagcctgattttggtcaaatattatttaaatatgaaTAAAATGCCCCCATATTTTAAGTTTAATTCGATCATttaactattttatttattttctatattcgtaataaattaaaacaattgaataaataaaaaaaaattaaaacaaaataagggTTTTATAAAATGTAAAAAGGGGAAATATTAACTCGCGACTCATTCTTCCTCTTATCTTTTCATCTTCCTCACTCAACTTGAGAAACTAGGCCATTGTTGACAATGAAGCTTTTGGTGGGAGCTTGAGCAATTGACACCCAACACCCATAATGGATCAATTAAGCTTAAGCAAGAACAATCATTAGCATAAGAACCTGAAGCTTGAGCAAAGCTCGACCAACACCATGAATTCAGCCTGGCTAGTTCAATTGAGATTTTTGCACCACATCAATACAATaatattgattaaacaaatttcCCAACATATTGCTCAAATAGATTTCATAACACAATAAGCTTAAGATTGTTGGAATAGATTTCATAACACATCCAAAAAGTTGTAAAACATAAAAatgaaatcaacatacaacaccAAATGTGAAACTCAAtctaataaatgaaaaaaattatactaTACAAACCTAGGCCTATCGATTTGTAGTCCCATCACTAGAGATCTTAGTTCGCcatctttatttttttatctGGTGTTGTCGGAGTTATTGAATCCGATTTTGTTTCTTAGATTCACGACGAACTTCCAGGGACGACTGGGTGGAAGGGGGCGTGGCTAGGTGGAAGGAGGCAACATTGGGGCTGGGTGTTGGGGCTCGACGATCGCACAGACGACCCAAACGTGGAATGAAGACGACTCAAATCGATAGCCAGAATCTAGAATGACGATGGCATAGATCGCATGGCCCATATCAAGAATGGGATCGACGATGGTTAGGGCTCATTCGACGCTACAGGGATGGGGAAGATGCTGCAAGGGGGTCGGCAGCCAAGGTTCCTGCAGATTTAGGAGGGAAGAATATGGAGGAGGAGGGACAGAGAAGAAATGTTTCATTTTTAAATTTTCtgatttagttttagtttttttttttttaaattatatgtaactttatttttaatgatctgatttttatttttgtgaattttttattttattttatatttaattagttaatgtattatttatttttctagtgTGAAATTAActtaatttagtttttatttgaaaatctacttttaattatttaaatttaattaaataatctaagGGTATTATTTTATCTCTTTTTGCAAAACATAAAGTTTGATTTGTAATTTTCCAAAACAAAAATTCCGATCATTAACTATTGCAAAATAAATGGtctaaatttatattttcctttttttttttttatatttccaataaatattaaattgttGATTCAAAATTTAACTTTCTATTgattttatatacatatttattgaaGCATAGCTATAATAAAAGGTGTACCAatatatcatttattaaatttttttgctAAATTTAGCACAATATTTGGAACTCCTATTACAGATGGtctaatttttaattatatataatttaattgaCATTAATAATGTAATTCTTATCTCTTATCCCTTAGAATTATTGAAAAAGAGAGTGAAAGACAAAAAATAAAGATTCTGaaacgaaaaaaaaaaactaaatcgtTTAAGCTAATTAGTGGATATGAATGAAGATTATAATTAGTACATCCTTAGTTGGTTGAAAAGACAGAAAGTGATAATGGATATGTGGATGAAAAAAAATGAGttgatatttttgttttttttttaaaaatcagtGATAATGGATACGTGGACATGTGAAGAAATTATGACGTGAGATATATTAAATTCATTAAGTTGTCGTAATGAAATCGTGTTAGGTAAACAATAAGTCAAAGGATCTTGATCTATCTGTTTGACAATTAGGAATTTTCACGGTGACACAATTTGAATGTCATTATATTATTATCTCTATCTTTATCCCTACCGTCAAATTATTTAATTTGGGATAATTGAGGGTTACACCTGACCTTTATTAAGTGTATATCCTTTATAAATAATGAAATGTGAACCCAAAATATTACACATAGTGATGTGATATTTTAGCCTAATGAATTAcatttattaagaatgtgacctACTGTTTTAAAAAGTAATGACATGTCATTGTGTGTAATTTGAGTGCATATTTtttgtgcacatatcattactctataCGTTATTAGGATCTTATTTTTTCATACATATGCACTATTACTTAAGGcaaatttcactttttatacaTAATAgtgtataattactaaataataccagcattaattaatttttcaaattagtGTTAAACATTCACCAAGTACTAAAAATACCCTTCTCATTTTTTTCCACCCAAATTTTTTCCCACAcaaactctctcactctctctatctACTTGAGACACTCAATCCCCGAAACCCAAACACAAACCGAAGCAAACCCCAAAAAGCAAAGGGAACTCGTCGATCtcaccctctctctttctcttctccaaAGTCGGCCACCCAGAACTGTTGTCGAACCTGTCGAGCCAACGATGACAACAAAGCTCGAAACCCACAGTGTCGAACCCGTCGAACCCGTATTCTCATTAAGGTAAATTATTGAACCCTCatgattattattgttttttgatTCCTTTGAATATGGTGGTGTGAAATAGGTATGGCAGTACTTAGGTCTCGATTTTTCTGTGGTTTTTTCTTGGTTTGGATGTAACTTCCACTTTTTTCTGGGTATGGCAGTATTTAATGCATATACCTTATAAGGATCTTGTTTTTTGGTGCATATGCGTTATTACTTATTAGGAATAGCTATGAATAAGCTAATAATAATTAGATGGTAgcatttagtatatattttattaattattaattattctcATAAAATAATTGCACTTCCCTATTAGATTTTTCACGGTATATAATTAGTTTTAACATATATTTAGCCATGAGTTAATCAAAATTAATGACataatttaaaacttatatatattttacacattctcatgattttatatattcaTGAGAATatattcatgattttttttagtaATTATTATCTTATGATAGAAATGCTTCTTATCATAGACGtttatattaatatgtgatggatatattgttatattattttagataatataatattagattaaataatgggaATAATGTAATTTGTCAcgcaaatgtgatttgtcacatgttatccagatttccggatagcgtttagattgatgacctcggggaagcagaattatcgatgtctttcacggtaggtgaccagagctcgcggatgaacagaaaggcttcgcctctcccgcttagtgtccggattactcttccaagcaaacacaatacggaaactcgtcaactctcccggactcccgaaggggtatccttcggggaagctccttccaggagaagctcttcgagtggtctccgcggaagcagttccgtgcctcgcacggaacaaagccaaacggtcgagtcctggaggaggcatatttggaatgatatccgcctgacacaggatcccgcctgacacgcccgtcaggtcaaagccgcacacatcccagcacgcctaagggtaccttttcgagtcctggactagggcttgttaacgcctgaaccacgtaaaaacactgtttgtttagttacatttcagcatttctacagttcttatctttttattattccgttagttattcgtttccgaaaaactcggtaaacatcaCACAAATCTAATTTGTcacattttgtaaaataatattgAAAGTTACAAAATTAGACATTTGTGTGTGTCCAAGTGTTACATATTTTGAAGTTATAAATCAGCTATAAATTTGTAAAttgaaaatattacaa
It includes:
- the LOC133822731 gene encoding MLP-like protein 31, whose product is MSSSDIGKLETDVEIKASAEKFHEMFTHKPHHITHACSDKIQNCELHEGEWGQVGSVIYWNYFHEGKAKVVKNLVEAIDEEKNLITFKVIEGDLVEHYKSFKLTIQATPKTDGQGSVVHLTIEYEKHHDEILDPHSMIEFLEDVSKDLDVHLLQDI